A DNA window from Luteolibacter luteus contains the following coding sequences:
- a CDS encoding alpha-galactosidase codes for MKRPILFVLLSVSALSAEESGVVRISTKNVELVFQKGTRGDLAQVYLGPREQSPRSLPEPKAPDAAGYGDPDPGSAYPGGGSTFIGKAAVRARHADGNTSTVLSYVGHRTTEEADGLLTKVELKDAHYDFHVDLMFRARTAEDVIEQWAVIRNEEEGEVLLQDFASASLVFTGDLWLTHFHGGWANEMNPVETKLDPGTKLVENRYGTMGNLYVAPHFLLGIGGPAREREGTVLMGSLAWSGNFALNFETGPTGKVRLNAGVHSESAERHLAPGESFVTPPLLYTLSTKGTGEGSRNLHRWARKYGMHHAGKPQQVLNNNWEATGFDFDEGKIVEIMRATKDLGAELFLLDDGWFANDANARVNDQAGLGDWLPNRKRLPHGLKPLVEESEKLGLAFGIWVEPEMVNVKSDLYAKHPEWVVTQQHRPLSFRRNQLVLDMSRPEVQEHAFRCIDETLKSAPGTAYLKWDCNSYITNPGSSYLSADRQSHLPVDFIRGVYAVMDRVADAYPELTVMVCSGGGGRVDYGSLSRFQQFWPSDNTDPLRRIPMQHAYSYFFPAEAISAHVTHAGKRPMKFAFDVAMSARLGMDLDPRKMSAEELAVSKQAIDLYKNRLREVVQGGDLYRLEDPSGGPRSSLSYVSEDKRKAALFAWLIADESTDALKLEGLDPAGNYRIEEVNLTPGKTSALEMQGTFASGASLMSGGLKLPIRRAFESTVILLEAE; via the coding sequence ATGAAGCGACCGATCCTATTCGTGCTGCTTTCGGTATCCGCGCTCTCCGCGGAGGAATCCGGTGTTGTCCGTATCTCCACGAAGAATGTCGAGCTGGTCTTCCAGAAGGGCACCCGAGGAGACCTCGCGCAGGTATACTTGGGCCCGCGGGAGCAATCTCCCCGGAGTCTGCCCGAGCCCAAGGCTCCGGATGCCGCAGGCTATGGCGACCCCGATCCCGGTTCTGCCTATCCGGGTGGTGGATCGACCTTCATCGGCAAGGCGGCCGTGAGGGCCCGCCATGCTGATGGTAATACCTCCACGGTCCTGAGCTACGTCGGGCATCGTACCACGGAGGAGGCCGATGGCCTGCTGACCAAGGTCGAACTGAAGGATGCGCACTATGATTTCCACGTGGATCTCATGTTCCGGGCGAGAACGGCGGAGGATGTGATTGAACAGTGGGCGGTGATCCGGAACGAAGAGGAGGGGGAAGTGCTCCTTCAGGATTTCGCGTCTGCCAGCCTTGTCTTCACCGGAGATCTCTGGCTCACCCATTTCCATGGCGGCTGGGCGAACGAGATGAACCCGGTCGAGACCAAGCTGGATCCCGGGACCAAGCTTGTTGAAAATCGTTATGGCACCATGGGGAACCTCTATGTGGCCCCCCATTTCTTGCTCGGCATCGGCGGACCGGCTCGGGAGCGTGAAGGCACGGTCCTGATGGGATCCCTGGCGTGGTCCGGAAACTTCGCGCTGAATTTCGAGACCGGTCCGACGGGAAAGGTCCGGCTGAATGCCGGCGTCCACTCTGAATCCGCCGAACGGCATCTGGCGCCAGGCGAGAGCTTCGTCACGCCACCGCTACTCTACACGCTCAGCACGAAGGGCACCGGCGAAGGAAGCCGGAATCTGCATCGTTGGGCGAGGAAGTATGGCATGCACCACGCGGGCAAGCCGCAGCAGGTGCTGAACAACAACTGGGAGGCCACGGGCTTTGACTTCGACGAGGGAAAGATCGTGGAGATCATGCGCGCGACCAAAGACTTGGGAGCGGAGCTCTTTCTTCTGGATGACGGGTGGTTCGCAAATGACGCGAATGCCCGGGTGAATGATCAGGCGGGCCTCGGCGATTGGCTGCCGAATCGCAAGCGGCTTCCGCACGGCCTGAAGCCTCTCGTGGAGGAATCGGAGAAGCTGGGTTTGGCTTTCGGCATCTGGGTCGAGCCGGAGATGGTAAACGTGAAATCGGATCTCTACGCGAAGCATCCGGAGTGGGTAGTTACCCAGCAGCATCGCCCGCTGAGCTTCCGGCGGAACCAGCTGGTGCTTGATATGTCCCGCCCCGAGGTTCAGGAGCATGCCTTCCGCTGCATCGATGAGACATTGAAGAGCGCTCCCGGCACGGCTTACCTGAAGTGGGACTGCAATAGCTACATTACCAATCCGGGATCCAGTTACCTGTCCGCAGACAGGCAGTCCCATCTCCCCGTCGATTTCATCCGCGGCGTCTATGCGGTGATGGATCGTGTGGCGGACGCCTATCCGGAACTCACGGTAATGGTGTGTTCCGGCGGTGGAGGCCGCGTGGACTATGGCTCCCTCTCCCGTTTCCAGCAGTTCTGGCCGAGCGACAATACCGACCCATTGCGCCGCATCCCGATGCAGCATGCCTATTCCTATTTCTTTCCGGCTGAGGCCATCAGTGCCCACGTGACCCATGCCGGGAAAAGGCCCATGAAGTTCGCATTCGATGTGGCGATGAGCGCACGGCTGGGGATGGACCTGGATCCGCGAAAGATGTCCGCGGAGGAACTCGCAGTCAGCAAGCAAGCGATCGATCTCTATAAGAACCGCCTGCGCGAGGTGGTGCAAGGAGGAGATCTCTATCGCCTGGAAGATCCTTCCGGCGGTCCTCGCAGCTCGCTTTCTTACGTCAGCGAAGACAAGCGCAAGGCCGCTCTCTTTGCTTGGTTGATCGCCGATGAGAGCACGGATGCCTTGAAGCTGGAAGGCTTGGATCCCGCTGGAAACTACAGGATCGAAGAAGTGAATCTCACTCCCGGGAAAACTTCCGCACTCGAAATGCAGGGCACATTCGCGAGCGGTGCCTCGCTAATGTCCGGTGGCCTCAAGCTTCCGATCCGCCGCGCGTTTGAGAGCACCGTGATTCTCCTCGAAGCCGAATAA
- a CDS encoding AraC family transcriptional regulator — protein MAKSPSSGPESRIAEGFTGQRLVIVPRDRLSATKALPVIRDLQVTHIGHFGPARNHFVKRLHGTAEHILIYCLAGKGECRLGNRQWPVAAGDAVILPPGKTHSYLADPADPWTIFWFHFKGTRAADYVAALGLEADNPILHSPRPNALRQAFEESYRHALHGFNDSSLLGLSTGLARLVGLLRIYSRPRGLRMHRTEDRVLAAIRRMQAEPTRDWSLDELAGEAGMSSPYFCEVFRKQVGCAPKQFAIRQRMQIACALMQEANLTVAEVAARLGYDDAYYFSRLFSRHIGQSPQAYRREVKGISGAGNTSG, from the coding sequence ATGGCAAAATCCCCCTCTAGCGGCCCGGAATCCAGGATCGCGGAAGGCTTTACCGGGCAACGTCTGGTCATCGTGCCCCGAGACCGGCTAAGTGCCACCAAAGCCCTGCCAGTGATCCGTGATCTCCAAGTCACCCACATCGGACACTTCGGCCCGGCAAGAAACCATTTCGTGAAACGGCTTCACGGCACCGCGGAGCATATCCTCATCTATTGCCTTGCCGGGAAAGGCGAGTGCAGGTTGGGAAATCGCCAGTGGCCGGTGGCGGCCGGAGACGCGGTGATCCTGCCTCCCGGGAAGACCCACAGTTACCTCGCCGACCCTGCAGATCCTTGGACGATCTTCTGGTTTCACTTCAAAGGCACGCGGGCCGCGGACTATGTAGCGGCGCTCGGTCTGGAAGCGGACAATCCCATTCTTCACTCGCCGCGGCCGAATGCCTTGCGGCAGGCCTTCGAGGAAAGCTATCGCCATGCGCTCCACGGCTTCAACGACAGCAGCCTGCTGGGTCTATCCACCGGCCTGGCACGGCTGGTCGGGCTGCTGCGGATTTATTCGCGGCCACGCGGCTTGAGGATGCACCGCACGGAGGATCGGGTGCTCGCGGCGATCCGCCGGATGCAAGCGGAGCCCACCCGGGACTGGTCGCTGGATGAGCTGGCCGGAGAAGCCGGGATGTCGTCACCCTATTTCTGCGAGGTCTTCCGGAAGCAAGTGGGCTGTGCGCCAAAGCAGTTCGCCATTCGTCAGCGCATGCAGATCGCGTGCGCACTGATGCAGGAGGCGAATCTCACGGTTGCCGAAGTGGCAGCCCGTCTCGGATATGATGACGCCTACTACTTCAGCCGGCTTTTCAGCCGCCACATTGGCCAGTCTCCTCAAGCGTATCGCCGCGAAGTGAAAGGAATCAGCGGCGCGGGCAATACCTCCGGGTGA
- a CDS encoding DUF5107 domain-containing protein, producing MSVTAIIEPLVIPTYPVGVPEKNPVFFEKRVYQGSNGKVYPVPFIDKVHDHPVPVSYRSARLENDLVKLVMLPEIGGRIFVGQDKQNDGYDFFYRQDVIKPALVGLAGPWISGGVEFNWPQHHRPGTFLPADVAIEEEPDGVYTIWFSEHDPIHRLKGMHGIRLRPDSSLIELRGRLYNRTALTRTFLWWANVAALVHDRYQSFFPPDVHYVADHAVRAQSTFPQAEQPYYGVPYQDRPGANDLGWYKNIPVPTSYMVCQTRFDFFGGYDFAADGGFVHVADRHIAPGKKQWTWGDHGFGHAWDRELTDANGPYVELMAGVYTDNQPDFTYLLPYETKTFSQYWWPIQGLGPVQNASTRAALRLVVGDDRSIDFGAAVPSRIEGARLVLKEGERTLVDEQIDLAPGAAWRKEGLRLHGDQEGSLQAVLCDREGRELLSYRPVDRSVLVRDRKVATQPAAPEQIPSTDELYFVGEHLEQYRHPTRSPELYWEEALRRDPSDARCRIAMGRRALERGEFSRAKDHFLIAITRLTSRHPNPVTGEAHYHLGVALRWLGEDAAARDALAKAAWNSEWRAAAGYQLATLDCREDSFERALERLEEALDTNRRNSKAHVLKAKVLRKLGRETEASALLKSILEHDPLDHWARWEYEPESANFASPTRNDGQTILDLAFDLIEAGFGDDAARLLCWHHETEVEASAVPNPLSLTPMTRYLLASLRDTAEAWHGARGQCPDRFFPSRLEEYAVLCQATARKEQDPVASYALGNFLYDRRRHADAIAAWEASVAAGADFATVHRNLAIAYWNLRGDGDAARASYLKALALDPQDARVLSEYDQLRKKLNDPIAERLAFLEARRALVLERDDCTVELAALYNLSGQSARALELLTTRRFHPWEGGEGAVLRQFTTAQLNLGRQALAAGDAAKAYELFARAMDTPENLGEAYHLLQAKADVNYWIGRSLATLGRSQEAQRFFEESAAEAGDFADMAVTEHSPLSWFRGLSLRELGREAQARELFESLRFFGEAKLKEKAEIDYFATSLPNLLVFDENLQARRDAENHLLIAIAWHGLGDGEKARQHLEKSLAFTNSDLRSVELLAALEHASASTVVHGALATTLP from the coding sequence ATGTCCGTCACCGCTATCATCGAGCCGCTGGTCATCCCCACTTATCCCGTGGGAGTGCCGGAGAAGAATCCGGTTTTCTTCGAAAAACGCGTCTATCAGGGATCCAACGGGAAAGTCTATCCCGTGCCCTTCATCGACAAGGTCCACGATCATCCCGTCCCGGTGAGCTACCGCTCCGCCCGGCTGGAGAATGATCTCGTGAAGCTGGTCATGCTGCCGGAAATCGGAGGCCGGATATTCGTCGGGCAGGACAAGCAGAACGACGGCTACGACTTCTTCTACCGGCAGGACGTGATCAAGCCCGCATTGGTCGGTCTGGCCGGTCCGTGGATTTCCGGCGGGGTGGAGTTCAATTGGCCGCAGCATCACCGCCCCGGGACCTTCCTTCCGGCGGATGTCGCGATCGAGGAGGAGCCGGATGGCGTCTACACGATTTGGTTCAGCGAACATGATCCGATTCACCGCCTGAAGGGGATGCACGGGATCCGCCTGCGTCCGGACTCCTCGCTCATCGAATTGCGGGGCCGTCTCTACAATCGCACGGCATTGACCCGCACCTTCCTCTGGTGGGCGAATGTTGCGGCCTTGGTGCATGATCGCTACCAGTCTTTCTTCCCGCCGGATGTCCATTATGTCGCCGACCACGCCGTGCGTGCGCAATCGACCTTTCCCCAGGCGGAGCAGCCTTACTACGGGGTGCCTTACCAGGATCGGCCGGGCGCGAATGATCTCGGCTGGTATAAGAACATCCCCGTGCCAACCAGCTACATGGTCTGCCAGACGCGCTTTGATTTCTTTGGCGGCTATGACTTCGCCGCGGATGGTGGATTCGTCCATGTGGCAGACCGGCACATCGCTCCCGGCAAGAAGCAGTGGACCTGGGGTGATCATGGCTTCGGCCACGCATGGGATCGCGAGCTTACGGATGCGAACGGCCCTTATGTAGAGCTGATGGCCGGCGTCTATACGGACAACCAGCCGGACTTCACCTACCTGCTGCCCTACGAAACCAAAACCTTCTCCCAGTACTGGTGGCCGATCCAAGGCTTGGGGCCGGTCCAGAATGCCAGCACTCGCGCCGCATTGCGGCTGGTGGTAGGAGATGATCGATCGATTGATTTTGGAGCCGCCGTTCCTTCCCGGATCGAGGGCGCCCGCCTCGTGCTAAAGGAAGGCGAGCGGACTCTGGTTGATGAGCAAATCGACCTCGCTCCCGGTGCGGCATGGCGGAAGGAGGGCCTGCGGTTGCATGGGGATCAAGAAGGATCGCTTCAGGCCGTCCTCTGCGACCGTGAGGGCAGGGAACTGCTGTCTTACCGGCCAGTGGATCGGAGTGTGCTGGTTCGTGATCGCAAGGTGGCCACGCAGCCCGCAGCGCCGGAGCAAATCCCCTCCACGGACGAGCTCTATTTCGTTGGCGAGCATCTGGAACAATACCGCCACCCAACGCGCTCTCCGGAATTGTACTGGGAGGAAGCCCTGCGCCGCGATCCTTCGGATGCCCGGTGTCGCATTGCCATGGGCCGCCGCGCCTTGGAGCGGGGAGAGTTCTCCCGGGCAAAGGATCACTTCCTCATCGCGATCACGCGGCTTACCTCCCGCCACCCGAATCCGGTCACGGGCGAGGCGCACTATCACCTCGGTGTCGCACTGCGTTGGCTGGGCGAGGACGCTGCGGCCCGCGATGCGCTGGCGAAGGCGGCTTGGAATTCAGAATGGCGTGCCGCCGCTGGATATCAGCTCGCTACCTTGGATTGCCGCGAGGACAGCTTCGAGCGCGCCCTTGAGCGCTTGGAGGAGGCTCTTGATACCAATCGTCGCAATTCGAAGGCCCACGTGCTGAAGGCGAAGGTGCTTCGCAAGCTTGGCCGCGAGACCGAGGCAAGCGCCCTGCTGAAGAGCATCCTTGAGCATGATCCGCTCGATCATTGGGCCCGCTGGGAGTATGAGCCGGAAAGCGCGAACTTCGCGAGCCCGACGCGCAACGACGGCCAGACGATTCTGGATCTCGCTTTCGATCTCATCGAAGCCGGATTTGGCGATGACGCAGCCCGCTTGCTTTGCTGGCACCATGAAACGGAGGTGGAGGCATCGGCGGTGCCCAATCCGCTTTCCCTGACTCCGATGACTCGCTACCTCTTGGCCTCGTTGCGGGACACCGCGGAGGCGTGGCATGGGGCACGCGGCCAGTGCCCGGATCGCTTCTTTCCTTCGCGCCTGGAGGAGTACGCCGTGCTTTGCCAAGCGACGGCCCGGAAGGAACAGGATCCCGTGGCATCCTATGCGCTGGGAAATTTCCTCTACGACCGCCGGCGCCACGCGGATGCCATCGCGGCTTGGGAAGCATCGGTCGCAGCAGGAGCGGATTTCGCGACCGTCCACCGCAACCTCGCAATCGCCTATTGGAACTTGCGCGGCGATGGAGACGCGGCACGCGCCAGCTACCTGAAAGCCTTGGCCTTGGACCCGCAGGATGCCCGTGTGCTTTCCGAATACGATCAGCTCCGAAAGAAGCTCAACGATCCCATCGCGGAGCGGCTCGCCTTCCTCGAAGCTCGGCGAGCGCTGGTGCTGGAACGGGACGACTGCACGGTGGAACTTGCGGCGCTCTACAATCTCAGCGGCCAATCCGCACGAGCCTTGGAACTCCTCACCACCCGGCGCTTTCACCCGTGGGAGGGAGGGGAAGGCGCTGTCCTCCGGCAATTCACCACGGCCCAGCTCAATCTGGGCCGCCAGGCACTCGCTGCGGGTGACGCGGCCAAGGCCTACGAACTCTTCGCCCGGGCGATGGATACACCGGAGAATCTGGGGGAGGCCTACCATCTGTTGCAGGCGAAAGCGGACGTGAACTACTGGATTGGTCGTAGCTTGGCCACGCTCGGTCGCTCGCAGGAAGCGCAGCGATTCTTCGAGGAAAGCGCCGCCGAAGCCGGAGACTTCGCCGACATGGCGGTGACCGAACACAGCCCGCTGAGCTGGTTCCGGGGTCTCTCGCTGCGCGAGCTGGGTCGCGAGGCGCAAGCCCGGGAACTCTTCGAAAGCCTCCGTTTTTTCGGAGAGGCGAAGCTGAAGGAAAAGGCCGAGATCGACTATTTCGCGACCTCTCTGCCGAATCTCCTCGTTTTCGACGAGAACTTGCAGGCACGCCGCGATGCCGAGAACCATCTGTTGATCGCCATCGCGTGGCACGGGCTCGGAGATGGGGAAAAGGCGAGGCAACATCTTGAGAAGTCGCTCGCCTTCACCAATTCGGACCTCCGGTCGGTCGAGCTGCTTGCTGCTCTGGAGCACGCGTCCGCTTCCACGGTCGTACATGGAGCCCTGGCGACAACCTTGCCATGA
- a CDS encoding sugar porter family MFS transporter yields MALPTASAAADDIVVSDEKPSGYLWMIALIAALGGLLFGYDWVVIGGAAPFYEEHFHLTNAADRGWAQSCALIGCLAGAVISGWLSDRFGRKGLLVVSAILFAISSIGTGMAGSFDGFVLWRILGGVAIGLASNLSPMYIAEIAPSNTRGRLVSLNQFTIVTGLLLAQLVNLWIAQKMPQAFGWLGADADKSALLGWNQTSGWRWMFGITAVPSLLFLLGMLVVPESPRWLVRKGRTEEAGRILARIGGDTYASRVLASIEDNVDTGGKVRVREMFDRKLLPILLLGIGLAVFQQWCGINVIFNYAGEIFKSAGYSIDDTLQNIAWTGSVNLVFTLVAMAVVDKLGRRPLMLAGAAGLAVVYLLIGFCYSRGILGGSVLSLVLVAIACYAATLAPVTWVVIAEIFPNRIRGVAMSVAVFCLWLACFILTYTFPIMNEKLGAANTFWIYAAICVLGFMLVLLRLPETKGKSLEQIEREFTD; encoded by the coding sequence ATGGCCCTGCCGACCGCATCCGCCGCCGCCGATGACATCGTCGTTTCCGATGAGAAGCCGAGCGGCTATCTCTGGATGATCGCCCTCATCGCCGCCTTGGGCGGGCTTCTCTTTGGCTACGACTGGGTGGTCATTGGCGGAGCTGCACCATTCTATGAGGAGCACTTTCACCTGACGAATGCCGCTGACCGGGGCTGGGCACAGAGCTGCGCGTTGATCGGCTGCTTGGCAGGAGCGGTAATCTCCGGCTGGCTCAGCGACCGCTTCGGCCGGAAGGGGCTGCTGGTGGTTTCCGCGATTTTGTTCGCCATTTCGTCCATCGGCACCGGCATGGCCGGTAGCTTTGATGGGTTCGTCCTTTGGAGAATCCTCGGAGGCGTAGCCATTGGTTTGGCCTCGAACCTCTCGCCGATGTACATCGCGGAGATCGCTCCGTCCAATACTCGGGGACGCCTGGTCTCGCTAAACCAATTCACCATCGTCACCGGACTGTTGCTCGCCCAGTTGGTGAATCTTTGGATCGCGCAGAAAATGCCGCAGGCCTTCGGTTGGCTTGGTGCTGATGCGGACAAGTCAGCCTTGCTTGGTTGGAATCAGACGAGCGGCTGGCGCTGGATGTTCGGCATCACCGCCGTTCCGTCCTTGCTCTTCCTCCTGGGCATGCTCGTCGTGCCGGAAAGCCCTCGCTGGTTGGTAAGGAAGGGTCGCACGGAGGAAGCGGGACGCATCCTTGCCAGAATCGGTGGCGATACCTACGCGTCCCGGGTCCTCGCCAGCATCGAGGACAATGTCGATACTGGTGGCAAGGTGCGTGTGCGGGAGATGTTCGACCGCAAGCTTCTGCCCATCCTCTTGCTCGGCATCGGCTTGGCCGTATTCCAGCAATGGTGCGGCATCAACGTGATCTTCAACTACGCCGGGGAGATCTTCAAATCCGCCGGCTATAGCATTGATGACACCCTGCAGAACATCGCCTGGACCGGGTCGGTAAATCTCGTCTTCACCTTGGTGGCCATGGCTGTGGTGGACAAGCTGGGGCGCCGCCCCCTGATGCTTGCCGGGGCTGCCGGGTTGGCGGTCGTCTATCTTCTCATCGGTTTTTGTTACTCCCGGGGAATTCTGGGCGGCAGTGTCCTGAGCCTCGTGCTCGTAGCCATCGCTTGCTATGCGGCCACGCTGGCTCCGGTGACTTGGGTGGTGATCGCGGAGATCTTCCCCAATCGGATCCGCGGCGTCGCGATGTCCGTCGCGGTCTTCTGCCTCTGGCTCGCCTGCTTCATCCTTACCTACACCTTCCCGATCATGAACGAGAAGCTGGGGGCCGCGAATACCTTCTGGATCTACGCTGCCATCTGCGTCCTCGGCTTCATGCTGGTCTTGCTGCGCCTCCCTGAAACGAAGGGCAAGAGCTTGGAGCAGATCGAGCGTGAATTCACCGACTGA